The DNA window AATCAGGCGCAGTATATCTGCAAACAATGCTTCATCTGGCAAAAAACGTGCGTACGATCGAATTGAAACAGGCTTGTTATGCAGGTACTTTTGCTTTAATGACTGCCTTTGATTATGTTAGCCTGCATCCAAATGAACGTGTGCTGGTTGTTGCGACCGATGTTGCTCGTTACGGTTTAAAAAGCGCAGGAGAGGTCACTCAAGGAGCTGGCGCGGTTGCCATGATCGTGAGTTCAGATCCAAAACTGGCTGGCTACAATCATGATTCGGTTTTTCAATCACAGGATTTGATGGATTTTTGGCGGCCATTAGATGAAACAGATGCTATTGTATCGGGGAAATTTAGTCAAGAAGCTTACGAGACTTTTTTTGCGAATGCTTGGCAAGATTATATCCGACGGACAGGTCGTCGAATCGCTGATTTTAAGGCTTTTGTTTTTCATCTGCCTTTTACGAAAATGGGGAAGAAAGCACTTGATCAGATAATCGATCAAGCTGATGGTCAACAACAACAAAACTTGGAACGAAATCGTTTGGCTGGCCAAATTTATGGCCGTCAGGTTGGCAATATTTACACTGGATCTTTGTATTTAAGCTTAATTTCGCTGTTAGACCATGGTGATGTTCAAGCTGGAGACCTGATTGCCATGTTTTCATATGGCAGTGGTGCAGAGGGCGAACTTTATTCATTAACTTTAATGGAAAATTATCAGCAAGCAATCAAAAGCCATGTTCAAAAAGATCTCAATGCGCGGCAGCGGCTTTCTGTTCTGGAATATGAAAAACTGTTCAAGCTTTTTCCAAAAAGCAGTGACGACCAGTCTTTAATGAATGAATATGACAAAAGTCTATTTCAATTGGCTGAAATTAAAAATCATCAACGAATTTACAAAGCGGCAGTATCTAAACTTTTGATAAAATAACTTCGAGGTGAGTATGGCAAAAAAAATATATTTGGCGAGTCCTTTTTTCAACGATGAACAAGTGACACGTATTGAGAAAATTGAGAAAGCGCTCGAAAACAATCCGACGATTGCTGAGTATTTTAATCCACGATTTCATCAGCATGAGGACTTTAAGTTTGGTAGTCCTGAGTGGCAGGATGTTACTTACCATGGTGACCTAGCTGCAGTTGAAGCGGCTGATGCGATCGTTGCGCTCGTCGATTTCGAAGGATCAAATGTTGATTCTGGCACTGCCATGGAAATTGGTTACGCAGTTAAAAAAGGCACACCAGTTATTATTTTTCAAGAAAAGAAATCAATGCTGAACTTAATGCTCTCGGTTCCTGTGCATGCTTATTTTGTGGAAGCTGAGGAACTTGAGCATTACGATTTTGATGCAATGAAAAAGGTCCCTTATACGGGACCAGTTATCTAAAACAGGTATTTTAATAAATAGAATTTCGATAAAGACCAACGACTTTACCCAGAATAGCGACATTTTGAACAATAATTGGCGGCATAGTGTCATTTTCTGGTTGCAAACGATAATGGCCTGTTTCTTTAAAGAAACGCTTAACAGTTGCCTCGGCTTCACCGTTGCCGAAATCACTGGTCATCGCTACGACGATATCGCCATTATCTGCATAATCTTGTTTACGTACAAAAACCATATCACCGTCAAGAATGCCAATATTGATCATTGATGTTCCAGAAACACGCAAAACGAATAAATCGCCATCAAAGCGCTCGAGATCTGTTGGCAGCGGTAAAAACTCAGTAGCAGCTTGTTCGACAGCTAGTATCGGCATACCAGCAGTAACCAGACCGATAATAGGTACTTTACCGGGAGTTTCAGGCACACCCAATGCGCGCAGACCTTTGTCTGTAATTTCGATCGCTCTGGGTTTGGTCGGATCTTTATGCAGCATGCCGTGTTTTTCTAAACGATCAATATGCCCATGAACCGTTGAAGTAGAGGACAAGCCAACAGCTTCACCTATTTCTCTAACTGTCGGTGGATAACCTTTTTCGTTTTGTTTATCATAAATAAAACGAAGAATTCCGAGCTGTTTTGTCTCTGCCATGAAATAATGCCTTTCTACTAACTTATTGCTATATGCAATTATAGCTGAAAAAGCTCATCAAAACAAACACATGTTCGTGAAATTTAATAAAAACGCAAAATTTTGTATAATACAAGAAGGAGAATTTGATGGCCGATAATTCACGATCAGAACAAGAACACAAAGAAGCAAAGTTTATCGTTGATGAAGATGAACAGGCGGCAAATCAAGCGCTGCGGGCGCGAATCAATGAGCTGGCTGCAAAACAAAAATCATTAAAGGGACTAAACGAAGCCGAAAAACTAGAACAAAAACAGTTACGACAACAGTTTTTGGCAAATTTTCGTAAAACTTTTAAGTCACAGGTTGAAATGCTGCAGGTTTTCGATGAGAATGGAAAGGAAGTTACTCCTAAAAAGGTAATTGATGTTCAAAAAAAGAAAGGACTACGTTAAATAATGAACTGGATATGGTTTGTCTTAATTGGTTTGGTTATCGGTTTAGCCGCTGGTATGTTGATTTCCCGTTTTACATTGAAGAGCTATCTAAGGAAAAATCCACCTATCAACGAACAAATGCTTAAACAGATCGGTGCTTCTATGGGCCGAAATTTAAGTCAGAAACAAATTAACCAAATGATGGCACAGATGAAAAAAAATTCTTAAAAAAAAAGACCTTTGGAGGTCTGTTTTTATTTGTCTAAGTTTTCTTTTTCTGGATGCTGGTCAACATATTTCCAGTCTTTATTAATTTTTTTATCTAATTCTGCAAAAGCCTTCTGCATTTGAAGGATGACCCGCTCTTTGTCCGCGTGACGATCTACGGTTATTGCTGGTCCGATAGCAACACTGGTTGATCCACGTTTGAAAAGTCCCTTAAACTGTAGCGGTCCCTGGTATACAACTGGCAGAAGACTTTTCCCGGACATTTTGGCAATCACAATCGCCCCGCCTTCTAGCTGAGATGAATGTCTGGATCCTGAAGGGAAGATCATAAAACTTCGTGATCCTGTTTTTAATTCTTGAACTGGTATTCTGATAGCTGAGGGTCCAGCGTGTTCTCGATCAACGGAAAAAGCACCTAAGCTGCTGATGAACCAACCTAGAAATTTGTTTTTAAACAGTTCCTTTTTCGCCATAAAAATAAACCTCATCGGCCACATCACGATTGCAAACCAAACTGGATCCCACCAAGTTCGATGAGGTGCAACTAAAATGAACTTCTCATTTTTTGGAATATTTTCTTTACCGTAGACATTGATTTTGCCGTTAATTAACCAAATAATCGCCCGAACAATTACTGAAATTAGTCTATACATGACTATCATTATATAAAAATGCAAAAAATCATACTCGCTCAAGACGAAAAAATTGAAGAAATTAGTCAAAATTTCGGTATTATCCAAAGTGACTCTCTGCCAAAATTCGGTGTAGACGCGTTTTTATTGGCTGATTTCGCTGATAAATCACTGTCCGCTACACAAATAGTGGCTGATTTCGGATCCGGCACAGGTGCGATCGGTCTTTTATATGCATTGAAAACTTTTGGCAAAATTTTTTTAATCGAGAAAGATGAAAAATTGTCGCGTATGGCAGCTAAATCAATTCAATTAGACAACTTATCAAACAGAGTTCAGAGTATCAATCGTGATGTCAATCAACTTGAAGACACTTTCGCTATCAATTCTTTGGACACGATCGTTGCCAATCCGCCTTATTTTGACTCGGTTAATTATGCTCAAAAAAACACATCAGAACGGCGAACTTTAGCCCGTCATGAAGAAAGTTTTAACTTACAGGTTTTGGTTGATCAAAGCCAAAAATATTTAAAATCTAAGGGAAAACTTTATTTTATTTACCGGGCTGAGAGAATTGCTGAGGTCATTAGTGTCCTTCAAGCTAGCCATTTTGGAATTACTAAAATTCGTTTCGTGTATGGCAAAAAAAATCATGAAGCTAAGCTTGTCTTAATCAAAGCTAATAAACAGGGCAGCAACGATAAGATCAAAGTCGACAAGCCATTGGCAATTTTCAATGAAAAAGATCAATATACGAATGAAATGAAAGATGTTCTGCATAGGCGGCCATATTTCTTTTATGTGATTCAAACAGCAGATAATTATTTGTATGCAGGAACGAGTGACGATGTTGATCGCCGTTTTGCTACCCATCAAGCTAAAAAAGGCGCTAAATTTACAAAAGCGGCAATTCATCATCCTTTAAAACTTGTTTATCGTCAGGAATTCTCGAATAAAGGAGAGGCACTCAGTTTTGAAATAAAATTTAAAAAATTCAGTCGAGCGGACAAAGAAAAATATATCAACTTGTAATCAATAGCCCTTTCAGGTAAAATATTAAACGGCATTCGCCAATACACAGCATAAAGTGGATGTTCTGCCCGTTGCTCGTTTGAGTCGGCAGGACGCTTGAAGCTTTTGCGAGGACAAAAACATTAGGAGGCCTAGAATGGCTGCAATTTCAATGAAAGAACTTTTGGAGGCCGGCGCGCACTTTGGTCATCAGACCCGTCGCTGGGATCCACGAATGGATGAGTACATCTTTACATCTCGTAATGGTATTCATATCATCGATTTACAAAAAACTTTACGTATGGCGGACGATGCCTATAACTGGGTAAAAGGCGAGGCCGCTGATGGTGCTAATTTCTTGTTTGTTGGTACAAAAAAACAAGCAACTGAAGCAATCGAAGAAGAGGCTAAAAGAGCTGGTGTAGCTTATGTAAGCCATCGCTGGCTTGGTGGTACTTTAACTAACTGGAATACAATTAAGACACGTATTAACAAGTTAAAGGAACTTCGTGCTGCTGAAGAAGATGGCAGTTTTGATAAACTGCCTAAAAAAGAAGCATCGCAACTCGGTAAACAAAAAGCAAAGTTGGAAAAGTTCCTTGGTGGAATTGCAGACATGGAAGATATTCCTGATGTGATGTTCGTTGTTGACCCTAAGACAGAAGAAATTGCTGTTAAAGAAGCACGTACTTTAAATATTCCGGTCGTGGCCATGATCGATACTAATGGCAACCCCGATTTGGTTGATGTTAAAATTCCTGCGAATGATGACGCGATCCGAGCGGTTAAATTAATCACGTCTAAGATTGCAGATGCGATTATTGAGGGTCGTCAAGGCCAAGATGCAGGTGAGGATTCTGCTGAAGATACCTTTGCTAATGCTGACAACGGCCAAGGTGATTTTCAACAAACTTCGGATACAGAAAATAAAGTAACATCAAACGACTAAAAATAATATCGCCTATTTAGGCGATTTTTTGTGAGGTAAAGAATAAATGGCAAAAATTACTGCTGCACTAGTTAAAGAATTGCGCGACAAAACAAGCGCAGGTATCATGGATGCAAAAAAAGCCTTAGTTGAGGCTGATGGAGACATGACCAAAGCAATCGACGTTTTAAAAGAACGCGGCGTTGCAAAGGCTGCTAAAAAGGCAGATCGCGTTGCAGCCGAAGGAATGACTGATGTCCTTGAAGATGGCAATCGTGCTGTGATCATTGAATTGAATTCTGAAACTGATTTTGTTGCGACCAACGAACAGTTTTTGGATTTGCTCCATTTAACTGCCAAAGTTATTTTAGCCAACAAGCCAGCTGATTTGAAAGCAGCTCTAGCTCTAACGATTGATGGCGGTACGTTGAACGATACGATCGTACAGACTTCTGCTCACACTGGTGAAAAAATTACACTCCGTCGTTTCGCTATTGTTGAAAAGACAGATAGTCAAGTTTTTGGCAGTTATTCGCACATGGGCGGCCAGATTTCTGTCATTACATTGCTGAACGGCAGTGACCAGTCTGTAGCCAAAGACGTTGCTATGCATATCGCAGCCATTGCACCGAAATATCTGAGTCGTGCAGATGTTCCTGCAGAAATTGTTGAACACGAAAAAGAAACCCAATTAAAAGCTGATGATATTGCTAATAAACCCGATAATATCAAGGAAAAGATTGTTGAAGGCCGTTTAGGAAAATTCTTGGATGAATTAGCTTTATTAAACCAACCATTTGTTAAAGGCGATGGCGAATCAGTTGCGGAATATCTCAAAACAAAGGATGCAACGATTCAGTCTTTTGTTCGCTATCAAGTTGGTGAGGGTATTGAGAAACAAGAAAGTAATTTAGCTGAAGAAGTTGCTAAGCAGATCAACGGTTAAACCATGGCTGAAGCTCAGTTTCATCGTATTTTATTAAAGCTGTCAGGCGAAGCCTTGGCCGGTTCAGCTGGTACAGGCATTGATTTGCCGACTGTCCGTAGAGTGGCTACTGAATTAGCAGATATTAAAAAAACTTATCCGCAGGTGCAAATTGCCATCGTAAATGGCGGCGGCAATCTTTGGCGCGGCGAATCAGCAGCAAAAGCCGGCATGGATCGTGCTAGAGCTGATTATATCGGCATGCTCGGTACTGTTATGAATGCCTTATCGTTAGCAGATGCATTGGAACAAGCCGGCGTTGTCACACGCGTTTTGACTGCTATTGAAATGCGCCAGATTGCTGAACCTTACATTAGGGGCCGAGCAATTCGTCATCTTGAAAAGGGCCGAATTGTAATTTTTGGTGCTGGTACTGGATCGCCTTATTTTTCCACCGACACAACGGCTGCGCTCCGGGCAGCTGAAATCGATGCTGATGCAATTTTGATGGGTAAAAATGGTGTTGATGGTGTATATGATTCGGATCCGCGAAAAAATGTTGAGGCAACAAAATTTTCAGAATTAACATACGATGAGGTTCTACAGAAGAATTTGAAAGTTATGGATTCAACTGCTGGTGCAATGGCCAAAGATACCCACATGCCGTTAGTTGTTTTCAATTTAAATGAAACCGGCAATATTAAAAAGGCGATTGAGGGTCAAGATATCGGCACGGTGATTAAGGGAGCAAGATGACAATTAATCTAAAAGAAGTCAAAGAACGCATGAGTAAAGTGAGCAAAGCGCTACAGAATGATTTAACCAACATTCGAGCTGGGCGTGCTAATCCAAGCATTTTGAATAAGGTACAAGTTGAATATTATGGTGCACCAACGCCTTTAAACCAGTTGGCAAGTATTCAAGTTCCAGAAGCTCGTGTTCTATTGATCGCACCTTATGATAAAACGTCTTTAAAAGCTATCGAACAAGCGATCTTTGCTAGTGATTTAGGGTTGACACCACAAAACGATGGTGTTGCAATCCGCTTAATTATTCCTCTTCTCACTGAAGACAGCCGTAAGGAACTAGTTAAACAAGTTAAAGCTGAAGCTGAGAAAGCCAAAGTCGCGGCTAGAAATACCCGCCATGATTTTATGGCTGATTTAAAAAAAGATAAAGACGTTCCAGAAGATTTACGACATAAAACTGAGGACGATATTCAAAAAGCAACCGATGATGAGATCAAAGAACTCGATCAAATTGCAGTAAACAAAGAAAAAGAATTAATGGAGATTTGATGGCATTATTCAAGATGACCAAAACAAAAGATAGCAATAAAGTAGAAGTCATCTTGCCCGAACATGTTGCAATCATTATGGATGGTAATGGCCGTTGGGCTAAGCGTCAGCATAAACCGAGAATTTTTGGCCACAAAGCTGGTGTCCAAACTGTTAAAACAATCACACTTGCAGCGAATAATTTTGGCGTTAAAATATTAACTCTTTTTGCTTTTTCAACTGAAAATTGGGGCCGACCAAGTGATGAAGTCAATTATTTGATGAAACTGCCGATTGATTTTTTCAATACTTTTGTCCCTGAACTAATTGAAAATAATATTAAAGTGGAGGCAATCGGCGAATTAGATGGTTTGCCTGAAGCAACTCGAAGAGCCGTCTATAATGCTATCAATGATACGTGCGATAATACCGGGATGATTTTGAATTTTGCCATGAATTATGGCAGTCGCACGGAGATCATTGACGCGACAAAATCAATCGTTGACCAAGTTTTAAAGGGCAAAATTAAGACGGATGAAATTGACGAACAACTGATTAGTGCAAATTTATCAACGAATTCGTTGGGTGATCATGCGGACCCAGATTTGATTATCAGAACTTCCGGAGAACAAAGAATCAGTAATTTTTTGTTGTGGCAAGCTGCTTACTCTGAGTTCTATTTTTCTGACAAGCTGTGGCCTGATTATACTGCTGAAGATTTTGAAGAAGCTTTGGCGGCCTATGGAAATCGTGACCGTCGTTTTGGTAACATTAAGGAATCATGAAAACACGAGTAATTACAGGCGTTGTTGCCTTACTAATTTTTGTTCCTTTTGTCGTCAAGGGCGGCATTCCGCTGACCATTTTAATGACCTTGCTTGGCATGATAGCTGTTGGCGAACTTTTATTTATGAAAAAGCGGCTATTAGTGAGTTTTGAAGCGGTCATTTCGTTTATAGCTGTGACCATTACGATCTTACCTAATAGTTTTTGGATTGCCTTACCTTCGCCAACTTTTTTCAATCAGCATACGTTAATTTATTTTTTTATTTTGCTAATACTTTTAACAACTGTGTTATCAAATAATAAATTGACTTTCGATGATGCCGGTTCGCTTGTTTTGAGTGTTTTATATATAGGTTTTGGTTTTCACTTTTTCTTACAAGCCCGTTCGGAAAATTGGCAGGCTTTTGTTTTTGGTCTGATCATTGTTTGGCTGACTGATAGCTTTGCATACATAATTGGCCGCAAGTTTGGTAAACATAAATTAATTCCTAAGATAAGCCCAAATAAGACTTGGGAAGGTTCGATCGGCGGCAGCTTGGTTGCTTCGATAGTTGGCATTATTTTTGCGCTTTATAGCAATTTTGCGCCAAATTTCGATTTAGTCGAAATCATTTTGGTCACGATTTTTCTTTCAATTATTGGACAATTTGGTGATTTGGTTGAATCTGCTTTAAAACGTTTTTACGGAGTGAAGGATTCAGGCAATATTCTGCCAGGGCACGGCGGTATTCTAGATCGTTTTGATTCAATGCTGCTCGTCATGCCCATGATTATTTTGCTGGGGTTAGCCTAAATGAATTTAACATCTATCGTTGCTTTTATTGTCGTCTTCGGTGTGATCATAACTATTCATGAATTTGGTCATTTTTTTGCTGCAAAAAAATTTGGCGTAGTTGTTTATGAGTTTTCGATTGGTATGGGACCTAAAATTTTTGGTAAAAATAAAAATGGCACGAACTACGTACTTCGGCTTTTACCGGTTGGTGGCTACGTTTTGATGGCTGGTGCGGATCAGGACAACGAATACTTAAATGATCTGCGTCCTGGAAAAGTCGTTAAAATTAAATTCTCTGATGACAAAACAGTCAATTTTATTGATATTTCGGATGATAATGATGATGTTAGCGAACAGGTTCTACGAATTACGGCTATTGATTTGAGCAATAAATTGATGATTTCGGGCATAAGCGACCAGAATACTGGTGACGAGGTCAGCTATCAATTATCAACAAAAACGCAAATTAGAGTTGAGAAAGATAGAATTATTCAAATTGCACCAAGAGAGCGTCAATTGACACATATCGCCATTTGGAAACAAGCAATTGTTAACTTTGCTGGTCCTTTCATGAATTTCGTTTTAGCCATTGTTCTGTTTATTGGTATTGCTTTTGCATTTGCAAAAGTTCCTGTATCGAATTCCCAGATTTCACCAATTGCGCATTATCCAGCGGCTCAGCAGGGCCTGAAAAAAGGTGATCTGATCACGAAAATCAATTCCACGAAGGTTTCGAATTGGAACCAATTAACTAGTGCTATTTCGCAGCAAAAAGGGCAAACGGTCAAGGTGACTTATAGGCGGCAACACAAGACGAAAGTGATCAGAATTAAACCAAAAAAAATAGTTGAATCTGGTCAGACACGTTATTTGATTGGCGTCGAACAATATACAACTAGTGGTTTCTCAAATCGCATTCGTTATGCCTATTCAACATTTATCAATGGTGCCAGTTCGATTTGGCTGGCTTTAGGGCATTTAATCGTTCATCCGAGTCTAAACCAGCTTGGTGGTCCTGTTGAAATTGCTAAGACAACAAGTACGGCAGCCTCCGATGGTTTTCTCAGTTTGGTTAATTTAACAGCTTTTCTCAGTTTGAATATCGGTATTTTTAATCTCATTCCAATTCCAGTCCTAGATGGCGGTAAACTTTTATTAAATTTGATTCAAGCCATAAGGCACAAACCTTTGTCTGACAAAATTAACCAATCTGTTACGATTGCCGGCGCTGTTTTTATGATTTTATTAATGATCGCAGTTACGATTAATGATTTATTGAGGTGAAAGATGAAACAATCCAAATTATTTATTCCAACAGAAAAGGAAGTGCCGGCTGAAGCTCAGGTTAAGAGCCATATTTTTATGCTGAGAGGCGGTTTTGTGAGACAAGTTGCAGGCGGTATCTATGCTTATTTGCCTCTAGCAGATAGAATTATTAATAAAATCGAGACAATTATCAGACAGGAAATGGCTGAAATAAGTGCCAATGAAATGCTGATGCCAGAAATAATTCCTGCTGAACTGTGGAAAGAATCTGGTCGTTTTTATACTTATGGCCCGCAGATGTATCAATTAAAAGATCGGCATGATCGTGATTTCATCATGGCGCCAACGCATGAAGAAACTTTTACGAGAATTATTTCCGATGAAATAAAATCTTACAAGAAATTGCCCTTGATCGTTTATCAGATTCAACAAAAATTTCGTGATGAATTGCGTCCAAAAAACGGTTTGCTTCGCGGCCGTGAATTCATTATGAAAGATGCTTATTCTTTTTCTGCTGACTCAAAGGGGCTTGACGATGCTTACGATGCTATGGAATCGGCTTATAAAAAGATTTTCGATCGAGTTGGTTTAAATTTTCGTGAAATTATCGCCGATGCAGGCGCAATGGGTGGCAAGGCTTCGGCAGAATTTCAAGCGATCGCAGCGACAGGTGAAGATATTATTGCCTACTCCGATCAAGGAAATTATGCAGCGAATATCGAAATGGCTGAGGAGTTTTTTGAAAAGAAAGTACCTGTGGAAACGGCTGAGAAAATGGTTCTAGTTGATACGCCAAATACCAAAACAGCACAAGATGATGCCGATTATTTAAAAGTAGCCTTACATAAAATTGCAAAGTGTATTGTTTTTAAAGCTGATAACCAATTGGTGACTGTTCTATTGCCAGGTGATTATGAAGTGAATGAAACGAAAGTTAAAAATTTTTTGCATGCTGACAAGTTAATTGAAGCTGATGCACTGACTGTGTTTGATCGATTTTCAGCACATTTTGGTTCTTTAGGACCGATTGGTTTAGATCAGGACAAGATCAAAATCTTGGCTGATCGTACACTTGAAAATGAGTCAAATTGGTTCGTTGGTGCTAATCAAGATGGTAAACATTTTGCCAATTTTAATTTAGATCGTGACCTAAGTAATTTTGAAATTGGTGATTTCCTGACAGCTAAAGAAGGAGCCGTTTCTCCTGATGGACAAGGCAAATTAGTCTTTACAAAAGGAATTGAAATTGGTCATATTTTCAAACTTGGTACTTTCTATAGCAGCAAAATGGGTGGCCAAATCCAAAATGAAAAAGGTAAGCTTACTGATATTATCATGGGTTCTTATGGTATCGGTATTTCTCGATTACTATCCGCGATTGCAGAACAGTCAAACGATGAAAATGGTTTTATCTGGCCAAAATCAGTAGCACCTTTTGATATTCATTTGATCACGATGAATACAAAAGATCAGCTTCAAAATGAACTGACCGAAGAGATAGAAACAAAATTGAAAACAGCTGGATTCGATGTCCTTGTTGATGATCGCAAGGAACGTCCGGGCGTTAAATTTGCTGATTCGGATTTAATTGGTATCCCGCTTCGTATCGTGGTTGGCCGTTCTGCAGCGGAGCGAAAATTAGAAATGAAAGCTAGAAATGAAAGCGAAACAACAGATATTTCTGCTGATGATGTTGTTTCATACGCCAAAGATAAATTCAATGAACTAAAATAACTTTAATGTCTGAAAATCAATCTAAACTACAAATTTTGCTGAAACAAATTGGCCATGGCCAAGATGACCTAATCGATCAACTGCGGGGAGCTGTACTAAACGATGTTCAAGTATTTCCGGAACAACGTAAATGGCTTTTTGAGCTTAGCAGTGATGTTTTTTTGGACACGACTTCTTTAGCACGTTTTATTTTAGATGCCAAAGCAATTTTTTCCAAAGAAAATATTCATTCTGAATTTCGTTTTAAAATTGAAAAAAAAGCCACAACTGTCCAGCTAAACGATTATTGGAATCTTGTTTTGGCGCTCATTGCTCACAACACACCCTACACTAATGAAATTTCTAGAGGGATTGAATTTGTGAACACAGGCGAACAGCTCGAGGCTTTATTAATGACTCAGGCCGGTA is part of the Oenococcus sicerae genome and encodes:
- a CDS encoding hydroxymethylglutaryl-CoA synthase; this translates as MTVGIDEISFFTPNLYLDLTDLAKARGIDPNKFTIGIGQEKQSVVPPSQDSVTMAASAGSMLLTGKSTDYINSISEILFASESGIDNSKSGAVYLQTMLHLAKNVRTIELKQACYAGTFALMTAFDYVSLHPNERVLVVATDVARYGLKSAGEVTQGAGAVAMIVSSDPKLAGYNHDSVFQSQDLMDFWRPLDETDAIVSGKFSQEAYETFFANAWQDYIRRTGRRIADFKAFVFHLPFTKMGKKALDQIIDQADGQQQQNLERNRLAGQIYGRQVGNIYTGSLYLSLISLLDHGDVQAGDLIAMFSYGSGAEGELYSLTLMENYQQAIKSHVQKDLNARQRLSVLEYEKLFKLFPKSSDDQSLMNEYDKSLFQLAEIKNHQRIYKAAVSKLLIK
- a CDS encoding nucleoside 2-deoxyribosyltransferase codes for the protein MAKKIYLASPFFNDEQVTRIEKIEKALENNPTIAEYFNPRFHQHEDFKFGSPEWQDVTYHGDLAAVEAADAIVALVDFEGSNVDSGTAMEIGYAVKKGTPVIIFQEKKSMLNLMLSVPVHAYFVEAEELEHYDFDAMKKVPYTGPVI
- the lexA gene encoding transcriptional repressor LexA, which codes for MAETKQLGILRFIYDKQNEKGYPPTVREIGEAVGLSSTSTVHGHIDRLEKHGMLHKDPTKPRAIEITDKGLRALGVPETPGKVPIIGLVTAGMPILAVEQAATEFLPLPTDLERFDGDLFVLRVSGTSMINIGILDGDMVFVRKQDYADNGDIVVAMTSDFGNGEAEATVKRFFKETGHYRLQPENDTMPPIIVQNVAILGKVVGLYRNSIY
- a CDS encoding DUF896 domain-containing protein produces the protein MADNSRSEQEHKEAKFIVDEDEQAANQALRARINELAAKQKSLKGLNEAEKLEQKQLRQQFLANFRKTFKSQVEMLQVFDENGKEVTPKKVIDVQKKKGLR
- a CDS encoding YneF family protein → MNWIWFVLIGLVIGLAAGMLISRFTLKSYLRKNPPINEQMLKQIGASMGRNLSQKQINQMMAQMKKNS
- a CDS encoding lysophospholipid acyltransferase family protein; the encoded protein is MVMYRLISVIVRAIIWLINGKINVYGKENIPKNEKFILVAPHRTWWDPVWFAIVMWPMRFIFMAKKELFKNKFLGWFISSLGAFSVDREHAGPSAIRIPVQELKTGSRSFMIFPSGSRHSSQLEGGAIVIAKMSGKSLLPVVYQGPLQFKGLFKRGSTSVAIGPAITVDRHADKERVILQMQKAFAELDKKINKDWKYVDQHPEKENLDK
- a CDS encoding GIY-YIG nuclease family protein, with product MQKIILAQDEKIEEISQNFGIIQSDSLPKFGVDAFLLADFADKSLSATQIVADFGSGTGAIGLLYALKTFGKIFLIEKDEKLSRMAAKSIQLDNLSNRVQSINRDVNQLEDTFAINSLDTIVANPPYFDSVNYAQKNTSERRTLARHEESFNLQVLVDQSQKYLKSKGKLYFIYRAERIAEVISVLQASHFGITKIRFVYGKKNHEAKLVLIKANKQGSNDKIKVDKPLAIFNEKDQYTNEMKDVLHRRPYFFYVIQTADNYLYAGTSDDVDRRFATHQAKKGAKFTKAAIHHPLKLVYRQEFSNKGEALSFEIKFKKFSRADKEKYINL
- the rpsB gene encoding 30S ribosomal protein S2, translating into MAAISMKELLEAGAHFGHQTRRWDPRMDEYIFTSRNGIHIIDLQKTLRMADDAYNWVKGEAADGANFLFVGTKKQATEAIEEEAKRAGVAYVSHRWLGGTLTNWNTIKTRINKLKELRAAEEDGSFDKLPKKEASQLGKQKAKLEKFLGGIADMEDIPDVMFVVDPKTEEIAVKEARTLNIPVVAMIDTNGNPDLVDVKIPANDDAIRAVKLITSKIADAIIEGRQGQDAGEDSAEDTFANADNGQGDFQQTSDTENKVTSND
- the tsf gene encoding translation elongation factor Ts, whose translation is MAKITAALVKELRDKTSAGIMDAKKALVEADGDMTKAIDVLKERGVAKAAKKADRVAAEGMTDVLEDGNRAVIIELNSETDFVATNEQFLDLLHLTAKVILANKPADLKAALALTIDGGTLNDTIVQTSAHTGEKITLRRFAIVEKTDSQVFGSYSHMGGQISVITLLNGSDQSVAKDVAMHIAAIAPKYLSRADVPAEIVEHEKETQLKADDIANKPDNIKEKIVEGRLGKFLDELALLNQPFVKGDGESVAEYLKTKDATIQSFVRYQVGEGIEKQESNLAEEVAKQING
- the pyrH gene encoding UMP kinase produces the protein MAEAQFHRILLKLSGEALAGSAGTGIDLPTVRRVATELADIKKTYPQVQIAIVNGGGNLWRGESAAKAGMDRARADYIGMLGTVMNALSLADALEQAGVVTRVLTAIEMRQIAEPYIRGRAIRHLEKGRIVIFGAGTGSPYFSTDTTAALRAAEIDADAILMGKNGVDGVYDSDPRKNVEATKFSELTYDEVLQKNLKVMDSTAGAMAKDTHMPLVVFNLNETGNIKKAIEGQDIGTVIKGAR
- the frr gene encoding ribosome recycling factor codes for the protein MTINLKEVKERMSKVSKALQNDLTNIRAGRANPSILNKVQVEYYGAPTPLNQLASIQVPEARVLLIAPYDKTSLKAIEQAIFASDLGLTPQNDGVAIRLIIPLLTEDSRKELVKQVKAEAEKAKVAARNTRHDFMADLKKDKDVPEDLRHKTEDDIQKATDDEIKELDQIAVNKEKELMEI
- a CDS encoding isoprenyl transferase, coding for MALFKMTKTKDSNKVEVILPEHVAIIMDGNGRWAKRQHKPRIFGHKAGVQTVKTITLAANNFGVKILTLFAFSTENWGRPSDEVNYLMKLPIDFFNTFVPELIENNIKVEAIGELDGLPEATRRAVYNAINDTCDNTGMILNFAMNYGSRTEIIDATKSIVDQVLKGKIKTDEIDEQLISANLSTNSLGDHADPDLIIRTSGEQRISNFLLWQAAYSEFYFSDKLWPDYTAEDFEEALAAYGNRDRRFGNIKES